The following coding sequences are from one Caminibacter pacificus window:
- the pstB gene encoding phosphate ABC transporter ATP-binding protein PstB gives MNLEKVMDIKNFSFTYAGAEKPSLKNINLPIYYKKVTALIGPSGCGKSTLLRSLNRIHDLYPGNKYEGEILLKDLETGKMENILEYKKENELIKLRQRVGMIFQKPTPFPMSIYDNIAYGLRLMGKKNKAELDEKVEEALKGAALWNEVKDRLKDDARGLSGGQQQRLCIARAIAVEPEVLLMDEPTSALDPISTLAIEELVTKLKDKVTIVIVTHNMQQASRVSDFTAYMYLGELVEFGTTEQIFLNPQKKHTADYIAGKFG, from the coding sequence ATGAATTTAGAAAAAGTAATGGATATAAAAAATTTCAGTTTTACATATGCAGGGGCTGAAAAACCATCATTAAAAAATATAAATTTACCAATTTATTATAAAAAAGTTACGGCTCTTATAGGACCGAGCGGTTGCGGTAAATCTACGCTTCTTAGAAGTTTGAATAGGATTCATGATTTGTATCCCGGGAATAAATACGAAGGTGAAATATTATTAAAAGACCTTGAAACGGGCAAAATGGAAAATATTTTGGAATACAAAAAAGAAAACGAACTGATAAAACTTCGCCAAAGAGTCGGTATGATTTTCCAAAAACCGACACCGTTTCCTATGAGTATTTACGATAATATCGCCTACGGACTTAGACTTATGGGCAAAAAAAACAAAGCCGAGCTTGACGAAAAAGTAGAAGAAGCCCTAAAAGGTGCGGCTTTATGGAATGAAGTGAAAGACAGACTAAAAGACGACGCAAGAGGACTTAGCGGAGGACAGCAGCAAAGACTATGTATTGCAAGAGCTATTGCGGTTGAGCCGGAAGTGCTTTTGATGGACGAGCCGACAAGTGCTCTTGACCCTATCTCCACACTTGCGATTGAAGAGTTGGTAACGAAATTAAAAGATAAAGTTACAATCGTAATCGTTACTCACAATATGCAACAAGCAAGTAGGGTTAGTGATTTTACGGCTTATATGTATCTTGGCGAGCTTGTGGAATTCGGTACGACAGAACAGATATTCCTAAATCCTCAGAAAAAACATACCGCCGATTATATCGCAGGGAAGTTCGGATAA
- the pstA gene encoding phosphate ABC transporter permease PstA translates to MRLIINKIVLLLSTLAAILGLVFLFWILITLTIKGISAINLHIFTNDLVNNGLRNLLVGQFVLAFIAVIIGVPIGMVAGIYLQEYSFGNKYAEFIRNLSDVMMSAPSIVIGTFVYAIIVSPVGHMNGWAGAIALAIMMIPIVVRTTDDMLGLVPKELREAGVAIGAPKYKVIFDIVIKATKVGIMTGLLLAFARIVGETAPLLFTSGNSEYFTLNLNHEFPSLTVAIYTLATMPDKSLVDIAWAGAFLLTLFVLIINLLGRFVIKEKKK, encoded by the coding sequence ATGAGACTGATTATAAATAAGATAGTTTTGCTGCTTTCGACTTTGGCGGCGATTTTGGGGCTTGTTTTTCTTTTTTGGATTTTAATTACGCTCACTATCAAAGGAATTAGTGCTATTAATCTTCATATTTTTACAAACGACTTGGTAAATAACGGGCTTAGAAACTTGCTTGTCGGGCAGTTTGTTTTGGCGTTTATTGCCGTGATAATCGGCGTGCCTATCGGAATGGTTGCGGGTATTTATCTTCAGGAATATTCGTTCGGGAATAAATACGCGGAATTTATCAGAAACTTAAGTGATGTTATGATGTCGGCTCCGAGTATCGTTATCGGTACTTTTGTTTATGCGATTATCGTTTCACCTGTAGGTCATATGAACGGGTGGGCCGGTGCGATTGCGCTTGCTATTATGATGATTCCGATTGTAGTAAGGACTACCGACGATATGTTGGGCCTTGTGCCAAAGGAGCTTAGAGAAGCGGGTGTCGCTATCGGAGCGCCTAAATACAAAGTAATTTTCGATATCGTAATAAAAGCGACAAAAGTTGGGATAATGACGGGTCTTTTGCTCGCTTTTGCAAGAATAGTCGGAGAGACCGCACCTCTTTTATTTACAAGCGGAAACAGCGAATATTTTACTCTGAATCTAAACCATGAGTTTCCGAGTTTAACGGTTGCAATTTATACGCTTGCTACGATGCCTGATAAAAGCCTTGTCGATATTGCGTGGGCGGGGGCGTTTTTATTGACTCTTTTCGTTTTAATAATAAACCTACTCGGTAGATTCGTAATTAAGGAGAAAAAGAAATGA
- a CDS encoding inorganic phosphate transporter gives MELQTISKFEKKARKSAGIDFVRFGIGLLFIAVVVLYTYAKTGSVPNNIFLVIATIFGAYMAMNIGANDVANNVGPAVGSRALSLTGAIIIAAIFEAAGALIAGADVTNTIRKGIIDLNAFGGDVNMFIWAMMSALLAAALWLNLATVFKAPVSTTHSIVGGVMGAGIAAAGFSIVHWATMGKIAASWVISPVLGGIIAASFLYAIKKTIVFKEDKVSAAKKWVPIYVSIMTWAFVTYLTMKGLKHVWVNITEVLSFLPHTKKPTFGVASIFGLILAVIVYFLMVAKLKKEEIKNTREGINKYFTVPLIFAAALLSFAHGANDVANAVGPLAAIADAVMNGGISSKSAIPFWVMAIGALGISLGLALYGPRLIKTVGDEITKIDPIRGFCVALAAAITVIIASQLGLPVSSTHIAVGAIFGVGFLREWLQLVEQKEDEIDREIKNFEKQLKAYELELEDLKQKTDKSKEDYKRIVELIELIEDLEKSIKRFKKILKKEEKVKYVKRDLFKKIIAAWIITVPVAAVLAAMIFFMIKGMMV, from the coding sequence ATGGAACTGCAGACTATCTCCAAGTTTGAAAAGAAAGCAAGAAAATCAGCAGGTATCGATTTTGTTAGATTCGGTATCGGACTTTTATTTATTGCCGTTGTCGTACTTTATACGTACGCAAAAACGGGAAGTGTTCCAAATAACATCTTCTTAGTGATTGCTACAATTTTCGGTGCTTATATGGCTATGAATATCGGTGCGAACGATGTTGCCAATAACGTAGGACCGGCGGTGGGAAGTAGGGCTTTGAGCCTTACAGGTGCTATTATTATCGCCGCTATTTTCGAAGCTGCCGGGGCTTTAATAGCGGGTGCGGACGTAACCAATACCATTAGAAAAGGTATTATCGATTTAAATGCGTTCGGTGGTGATGTTAATATGTTTATTTGGGCTATGATGTCGGCACTGCTTGCGGCCGCTTTATGGCTCAATCTCGCTACGGTATTCAAAGCTCCCGTTTCTACGACTCACTCTATAGTCGGTGGAGTTATGGGAGCAGGAATCGCTGCTGCCGGGTTTAGTATCGTTCATTGGGCTACTATGGGTAAAATTGCCGCTTCTTGGGTTATTTCTCCGGTTTTAGGCGGAATAATAGCCGCTTCTTTTCTTTATGCGATTAAAAAGACAATTGTTTTCAAAGAAGATAAAGTTAGTGCGGCTAAAAAATGGGTGCCTATTTACGTTTCGATTATGACGTGGGCATTTGTTACGTATTTGACTATGAAAGGCTTAAAGCACGTTTGGGTGAATATTACGGAAGTTTTGAGCTTCTTGCCTCATACTAAAAAACCTACTTTCGGAGTTGCTTCGATTTTCGGGCTTATTTTAGCCGTTATCGTTTATTTCTTAATGGTTGCTAAACTTAAAAAAGAAGAGATTAAAAACACAAGAGAAGGAATTAATAAATATTTTACTGTACCTTTGATTTTCGCGGCGGCTTTGCTGAGTTTCGCTCACGGAGCAAATGACGTAGCAAATGCCGTAGGTCCGCTTGCCGCTATTGCCGATGCGGTAATGAACGGCGGGATTTCAAGTAAATCCGCTATTCCTTTTTGGGTAATGGCTATTGGTGCTCTTGGTATTTCGTTAGGACTTGCTCTTTACGGACCGAGACTCATTAAAACCGTAGGTGACGAGATTACGAAAATAGACCCTATTAGAGGTTTTTGTGTGGCACTTGCAGCTGCTATTACCGTTATTATCGCTTCTCAACTCGGACTTCCTGTAAGCTCTACTCATATTGCAGTCGGTGCGATTTTCGGGGTAGGGTTTTTAAGAGAGTGGTTGCAACTTGTAGAACAAAAAGAGGACGAAATCGATAGAGAAATCAAAAATTTCGAAAAACAACTTAAAGCGTACGAACTCGAACTTGAAGACCTAAAACAAAAAACGGACAAATCAAAAGAGGATTATAAAAGAATCGTAGAACTTATCGAGCTTATAGAGGATTTGGAAAAAAGTATTAAAAGATTCAAAAAAATACTTAAAAAAGAAGAAAAAGTGAAATACGTAAAAAGAGACCTTTTCAAAAAAATTATCGCCGCTTGGATTATTACGGTGCCTGTTGCGGCGGTGCTTGCGGCTATGATTTTCTTTATGATTAAAGGGATGATGGTTTAG
- the pstS gene encoding phosphate ABC transporter substrate-binding protein PstS yields MKKFIAGIALAAVSSFAWTINGTGATFPYPVYKQWIKSFYEKTGNKVNYTGTGSGTGIKEVALRHVDFGGSDKPLSPATLKKGQLYQFPTVIGGIALSYNIPGVNNLKLSEEAIKGIVLGTIKYWDNPMIVKYNSQAKLPHKKIIFVHRSDKSGTTFNFTYYLSKMSPEWNQKFGARKLINWPTDAQGRSIAGKGNFGVSAAIKTNPYSIGYVDYADAVKNGLKMAEVQAADGKFVAPTPKNFAEGAKYAGFDPKLDFYKVIAYPKHGYPIIAATFILVPKEKIQNDKKVTAFFDYGYTNGDKAALKLGYVPLPESIKDMVRKYWADKGIAPAK; encoded by the coding sequence ATGAAAAAATTTATTGCGGGTATCGCTCTTGCGGCGGTGAGCTCTTTTGCATGGACTATTAACGGTACTGGTGCGACTTTTCCTTATCCGGTATATAAACAATGGATTAAATCTTTTTATGAAAAAACAGGAAACAAAGTAAACTACACAGGTACGGGAAGCGGTACGGGGATTAAAGAGGTTGCTTTAAGACATGTGGATTTCGGAGGAAGTGACAAGCCTTTATCACCTGCGACTTTGAAAAAAGGACAACTTTATCAATTCCCGACTGTAATCGGAGGAATTGCGCTTTCTTATAACATTCCGGGTGTAAATAACCTAAAACTTAGCGAAGAAGCGATTAAAGGTATCGTTCTTGGGACTATTAAATATTGGGATAACCCGATGATCGTAAAATACAATTCTCAAGCTAAATTACCGCATAAAAAAATTATTTTCGTACATAGAAGCGACAAATCGGGGACTACTTTTAACTTTACATATTATCTAAGCAAAATGTCTCCTGAGTGGAATCAAAAATTCGGAGCGAGAAAACTTATCAATTGGCCGACTGACGCGCAAGGTAGAAGTATTGCCGGTAAAGGAAACTTCGGTGTTAGTGCGGCTATTAAAACAAATCCTTATTCAATCGGATACGTAGATTATGCCGATGCCGTTAAAAACGGACTGAAAATGGCTGAAGTTCAAGCGGCTGACGGAAAATTTGTAGCGCCGACACCTAAAAACTTCGCAGAAGGTGCCAAATACGCGGGATTTGATCCGAAACTTGATTTTTACAAAGTAATCGCATATCCTAAACACGGATATCCTATTATTGCGGCGACTTTTATTTTGGTACCTAAAGAAAAAATTCAAAACGATAAAAAAGTAACCGCGTTTTTCGATTACGGATATACTAACGGAGACAAAGCGGCTTTAAAATTAGGATACGTACCTCTACCTGAATCTATCAAAGATATGGTTAGAAAATATTGGGCGGATAAAGGTATCGCGCCTGCAAAATAA
- the pstC gene encoding phosphate ABC transporter permease subunit PstC, giving the protein MEAFFKRLSALSATTILLILTSIFVVLFLYAKPAIEAYGLKFLVDPRWDVVITPQKATSAPKKTENLGGVNVDNEDDIPTVNIPKQNQKVNVQEDDLGDIPTPASTTKVNTQDDDLAGVNVQEEDLGISAPTQNTQPQKQKVIYGGLVPIVGTILSTALAMIFAVPIAMGIAIFLSEIAPPFISKPVGIAIELLAAIPSIIYGMWGLFYFGPFISHIFGGGSVSLLVAGLVLGIMIIPFMASLTRDSMKTTPDVLKESAYAMGATKFEVIKDVIFPYAKKGIIGSMILALGRALGETMAVAFVIGGVFTFPHKLTDPTVSIPVVLANNFAESSGMSLSALFYLALILFVISFIVISFAKFYFLRDKK; this is encoded by the coding sequence ATGGAAGCATTTTTTAAGCGACTCTCCGCACTTAGCGCTACAACCATTCTTTTAATACTTACAAGTATATTCGTCGTACTTTTTTTATATGCAAAACCTGCTATTGAAGCATACGGACTTAAATTTTTAGTCGATCCGAGATGGGATGTGGTAATTACTCCTCAAAAAGCGACTTCAGCCCCTAAAAAAACTGAAAATTTAGGCGGTGTAAACGTAGATAACGAAGACGATATTCCTACTGTAAACATTCCTAAGCAAAATCAAAAAGTAAACGTACAAGAAGACGATTTGGGAGATATTCCTACTCCTGCGAGTACTACAAAAGTAAATACCCAAGATGACGACCTTGCTGGTGTAAATGTTCAAGAGGAGGATTTGGGTATTTCCGCTCCTACTCAAAATACTCAACCTCAAAAACAAAAAGTTATTTACGGAGGGCTCGTACCGATTGTAGGTACGATACTCTCGACTGCTCTTGCTATGATTTTCGCCGTTCCTATCGCAATGGGAATCGCTATATTTTTATCTGAAATAGCTCCTCCTTTTATTTCCAAACCCGTAGGTATCGCTATAGAGCTTTTGGCCGCTATTCCGAGTATTATTTACGGAATGTGGGGGCTTTTTTATTTCGGGCCTTTTATTTCTCATATTTTCGGCGGCGGTAGCGTTTCGCTTTTGGTAGCCGGACTTGTGCTTGGGATTATGATTATTCCTTTTATGGCGTCTTTAACACGCGATAGTATGAAAACGACTCCGGATGTTCTTAAAGAATCGGCTTATGCAATGGGAGCTACGAAATTCGAAGTAATAAAAGACGTAATTTTTCCGTATGCGAAAAAAGGTATTATCGGAAGTATGATTTTGGCTCTTGGTAGGGCGCTTGGTGAGACTATGGCGGTTGCGTTTGTTATCGGAGGTGTATTTACTTTCCCTCATAAACTAACAGACCCTACCGTCTCTATTCCGGTGGTACTTGCAAACAACTTCGCCGAAAGTAGCGGTATGAGTTTGAGCGCTCTATTTTATTTGGCGCTTATTTTATTTGTGATTTCTTTTATTGTTATCAGTTTTGCTAAGTTTTACTTTTTAAGGGATAAAAAATGA
- a CDS encoding PhoU domain-containing protein yields MIIENKINELNDKYYSYLSAIEESLQKKELTDEFFLIDLKEFDNEVIKVLALYHPQGEFLREVVAFLKISSFLAKIKKSVKAFIKKYDFKNEKIDALYQNAISAITTLKLAAKSDSIEDAYSSIISYEKIADELYKELVLDVKEKENIDEILKALNIAKKLERISDSVKTIAKYMLFAKEGIDI; encoded by the coding sequence ATGATTATAGAAAACAAAATTAACGAACTAAACGACAAATATTATTCCTACCTAAGCGCTATTGAAGAATCTCTTCAAAAAAAAGAGTTGACGGATGAGTTTTTCCTTATCGACTTAAAAGAATTTGACAATGAAGTTATTAAAGTTTTGGCTTTGTATCATCCGCAAGGTGAGTTTTTAAGAGAAGTAGTCGCGTTTTTGAAAATATCTTCGTTTCTTGCAAAAATCAAAAAATCAGTAAAAGCTTTTATTAAAAAATACGACTTCAAAAACGAAAAAATCGACGCCCTTTATCAAAATGCCATCTCGGCAATCACCACTTTAAAACTCGCGGCAAAAAGCGATTCTATAGAAGACGCCTACTCTTCAATAATTAGCTATGAAAAAATTGCCGACGAATTATATAAAGAACTCGTACTTGACGTAAAAGAAAAAGAGAATATCGATGAAATCCTAAAAGCCCTAAATATTGCAAAAAAATTAGAAAGAATCAGCGACAGCGTAAAAACGATAGCGAAATATATGCTTTTTGCTAAAGAGGGGATTGATATATAG
- a CDS encoding response regulator transcription factor, with translation MLIAIIEDEEDLLELLEFNLQKEGYDVVGFLNSKRVKDFIQEENPDLLIVDRNLPFVEGTKFVKNLREEGYDIPVIFLTAKNSDENIIEGFEAGGDDYITKPFNMKELLMRVKAVLKRNHKFENIISYKNMKLNLDTKTLNIEDETIRLTPAEFNLLKLFFENPKRIVPKSEIADVLEIGEKSVNVAINRLNHKINILEAIRGVGYKLK, from the coding sequence ATGTTAATCGCTATTATCGAAGATGAAGAGGATTTGTTAGAGTTGCTTGAATTCAACCTCCAAAAAGAGGGATATGACGTTGTTGGGTTTTTGAATTCCAAAAGAGTAAAAGATTTCATTCAAGAAGAAAATCCCGACCTTTTAATAGTCGATAGAAACCTTCCCTTTGTAGAAGGAACTAAATTCGTAAAAAACCTAAGAGAAGAAGGCTACGACATTCCCGTAATCTTTCTCACCGCAAAAAATAGCGATGAAAATATAATAGAAGGATTCGAAGCCGGAGGAGACGATTATATCACCAAACCTTTTAACATGAAAGAACTCTTGATGAGAGTAAAAGCGGTCCTCAAAAGAAATCATAAATTCGAAAACATAATCTCATATAAAAATATGAAGTTAAACCTCGATACGAAAACTTTAAATATCGAAGACGAAACGATAAGATTAACTCCTGCCGAATTCAATTTATTAAAACTATTTTTCGAAAATCCAAAAAGAATAGTCCCCAAAAGCGAAATAGCCGACGTACTTGAAATAGGCGAAAAAAGCGTAAACGTAGCAATCAATAGACTCAATCACAAAATAAATATTTTAGAAGCCATAAGAGGCGTGGGATATAAGCTGAAATGA